Genomic segment of Synergistaceae bacterium DZ-S4:
TACTTCTGCATTGTATTTTTTGACAGAGGGCAGGGCACGTATCTCTTCAAGTGCCATCTCCCAAGTCTCTCCGTCCGTCAGTCTGCGGTCGACCGATATAGCGGCCATGTCAGCGACAGCGCAGCGTGAGGGAGAGTTATAGAATATCTCTGATACGGCAAGAGTCCCCTTGCCAAGGAACGGATCGAAGTGCAGCCTGTCGTTAAGTGCCTGTACTTCCTTTATGATGTCAGCCATCTTGTAAATGGCGTTATCGCCTCTCTCCGGTGCCGATCCGTGACAGGATACTCCCTTGACCTCAACACGTATCTCCATCCTTCCGCGCTGTCCGCGGTAGATGTTTCCGTCAGTGGGTTCTGTTATGACAACGAATTCAGGCCTGATACCGTCCACGTTGACTATGTACTGCCAGCAGAGACCGTCGCAGTCCTCTTCCTGGACCGTTCCGGTGACCAAAACTTTGTATTTGTCCGAAAGCAGGCCAAGATCCTTCATTATCTTAGCTCCGTAGACAGAAGAGACTATGCCTCCAAGCTGGTCCGAAGCGCCCCTGCCGCCTATCTCGGTCTCGTTTTCATATCCCCTGTAAGGGTCGAATTTCCAGTTAGAGAGTTCTCCGAGCCCGACTGTGTCTATGTGTGCGTCGTATGCGATCAAAGTCTTTCCTGAGCCCATATACCCGAGGATGTTGCCCATCCCGTCTATCTTTACATCATCAAAGCCAAGTTCCTTCATCTCTTCTTCGATGCGTTTTATTACGCACTCTTCCCCGCAGCTTTCACCAGGTATAGCAATAAGGTCGCGAAGAAATTTTGTCATCTCTTTTTCATAGCCCTGTGCTGCCTTTTTGATAGCTTCAAAATCCATGCCCGAATCCCTCCGATGTGGTCGCATAAGCTGCCCTGGAGTCTATATTCCCCCATGGTCACCAATTCAATATAACACAGCAGTATACTTAGTCAACTGCCTTAAAAATACAGCTGAGCAATGGCTGAGCATGGCTGAGCAGTGGTAGGGGCCAAAGGGCAGGAGCGGGGGAATTGCGGCGTGGTTCATGCCGCGGAGAATTCGCGTCCTTCGGCCGCTGGAGAATTTGCCCGCTTCGCATCGCGGAGAATTGCGGCTAAGAGCCGCGGAAGTTCAAAAGCACCGTCATTCTTGGTCTGGGGCTAAATCTTCGTCGTTCCCGGACGCTTCTTAACGGGATACGAGCGACTTTTGTTTAAGGGCTGGAAATAGAGTCATAGCAAGGATCTAGAGACACTCTTGGTCTCCGATTAGAGCACTCGGGGAAGATGATATAAAAGATTTTTATTCCCCGCCGGATGAGTCTTCCGGTAATTTCTCCAGCGAACATTGTTCTCAGTTCGCGAATTCTCCGCAGCCAAAGGCTGCAAATTCTCCCGGCGGATGCAGTCTCCGCGCGTATTTCACGACGGCTCAGCTATTGCTAAGCAAAGTATTGAAACCGCAGCCTCACCATTGTTATAGGTGTTACTCCATATATAATATTAAGATAGTGTTGATTTAGAGACAGACAAGGGGGGCATGAAATGAGCGACCGGATGAAACCAATTCCTTTTTCGAAACTTATGGAGTGGATACTCTCTGAAAAAGAACGCAGCGGGCGCATCTTCGGCGTCAGTTCCATATACAGGCATGAGGGCGGAGTATTTCCTTTTCTTGGAGAAAAACTTGAGACCCCGTTCGGACCTGCTGCCGGCCCCCATACGCAGCTTGCTCAGAACATAATATCCGCCTACGTCGCGGGTGCAAGATTTTTTGAACTTAAGACTGTCCAGACGCTTGACGGAGAGGATCTGCCCGTATCGAAACCCTGTATCGACGCCAGGGATGAGTGCTACAACGTAGAGTGGTCGACTGAACTTACTGTCCCGGAAGCCTTTGAAGAGTATGTGAAAGCCTGGTTTGCCGTCAAGCTGATCTCAAAGGAATATAGACTTGGAGATCCGGATGGGTACATATTCAATATGAGCGTCGGCTATGATCTCCTGGGGATAAAGTCGGAAAAGATCGACAGGTTCATTGAGGGACTTAAGGATGCTTCAGTATCCTCTGTGTGGGATGAGTGCAAAAGATGGACTCATGCAAATATCACAAAATTTGAAAATATCGACGCGGGCCATATAGACAGAATATCTTCTAAGGTCTGCAGCTCGATCACGCTTTCGACACTGCACGGGTGTCCGCCGGAAGAGATAGAGCGTATCGCGTCATACCTGATAAAAGAAAAAGGACTGAACACCTTTGTCAAAATAAATCCGACCATTCTCGGATACAGGCTGGCCAGGGAAACGATGGACTCGATCGGATTCGGATTTGTTTCATTCGGCGACCTCCATTTCAGGGAGGACCTGCAGTTTGAAGATGCCGTGCCGATGATCAGACGCCTCATGGCTGCGGCAGAGAGTGCCGGTCTTTCATTCGGAGTAAAGCTTACAAATACCCTGCCTGTAGATAACCCGGGCGACATCATGTCCGGCAAAGAGATGTACATGTCCGGCAGATCCCTTTTCCCACTGACAGCGAAGACGGCAGGTCTCCTGTCAAAAGAGTTTGGAGGCAAACTGCGTATCTCCTGGTCCGGCGGAGCAGACAAGACAAATATTCAAGATCTTTTCAACGCAGGCATCTGGCCTGTCACAATGGCAACAACACTTCTGAAGCCCGGCGGCTACAACAGATTCAGGCAGATAGCGGAAACATTTGCCGGGGCGGGAAATAGGGGATTTAATGGTGTTGACCAGGTAATGTTGGATGCCCTCGTAAAAAAAGCTGAAACGGATGAATGGTACAGGAAACCGATCAAGCACCGGGACATTTTTGCTAAAGAAGATAAATTGCCTCTGACTGACTGTTTTATTGCGCCATGTACAGAAGGATGTCCTATCCATCAGGACGTGCCGGAATACATCACCCTTGTCGGGGAGAAAAAGTACGGCGAAGCACTGGAAGTGATACTGGACAAAAACCCGCTTCCCTTCATTACAGGAACGATCTGCACGCACCGATGCATGGCATTCTGCACGAGAAACCACTATGAAGAGTCAGTAGCGATCAGGGATGTGAAGCTCAAGGCAGCCGAAGAAGGTTTTAAAACAATCATTGACAAAGTCATACCGGCCAGGTGCATGACAGAAGCAAAGGCCGCAGTGGTAGGCGGAGGTCCGGCAGGTCTTGCCGCAGCATATTTCCTTCAGGGGTACGGTATCGGCACCACAATATTTGAACGGGAAAATGAGCCGGGAGGAGTAGTGCGGCATGTGATCCCAGACTTCAGGATAGGGAGCAGTGCCATCGAACGGGATATTGAGATCGTAAAGAATACCGGTGCTGAATTCATCATGGGGACAAAGATCTCCTCTGTAGATGAACTAAAGGAAAAGGGCTACAAATATATTGTAATTGCCTCAGGAGCATGGAAGCATGGGGAGCTTGATATAAAAAGCGAAAAAAGGGTCAACGCACTTGATTTCCTTGCCTCGTATAAAAAAGATGAGAAAAAAATACATTTAGGCAGGAATGTTGCCGTTATCGGCGGAGGCAATACGGCAATGGATGCCGCCCGCGCAGCCAAAAGGCTCAGGGGAGTCAAAAAGGTAAGCATAGTATACCGGCGGACAGCTATGTTCATGCCTGCAGAAGAAGAGGAACTCAGGCTGGCAATGGAAGACGGCGTGATATTCAGGGAGCTGCTTCAGCCGATCTCGCACGAGGAAGGGAAACTTCTCTGTTCCGTCATGACACTGGGTGAGAGGGACGCCTCCGGGCGCAGGTCACCGATACCCACCGGGGAAACAGTTATGATCCCGGCTGATACTCTTATAGAGGCTGTGGGAGAAAACGTTGATTCAGATCTCTTCACTGACAATAATATATTTGTGGATCACAAGGGCCGGGCAGTAACGTGCAGAAAAAGTTATGAGACAAACATCAAGGGCGTTTACGTTGCAGGCGACGCAAGATGCGGCCCCAGAACAGTGGTCGAAGCCATAGCCGATGCAAAGCGCGTTGCTGATAATATCGCATTTAGGGAAGGACTGTGCAAAAGCAATGATCTTCAAAAGAACAAGCGCGACACTGATCGTCTTCGCTTAAAAAAGGGCAAGCTTGTCTTTTGTGAGTCTCCTGAAAAAGAATCTGAGCGCTGCCTTGAATGCGGGGTCCTCTGTGAGAACTGTGTAGACGTCTGCCCGAACAGAGCCAATATTTCAGTTCATGTTGCGGGATCATCATCACCTCAGATAATACACATAGACGACCTTTGCAACGAGTGCGGCAACTGTTCAACGTTCTGTCCCTGGACGGGAGCGCCTTATAAAGACAAGTTCACATACTTCTCAAGGGAAAAGGATCTGAACGAAAGCAAAAACAGCGGTTTTTTTGACATGGGAAATGGCAGATTCAAGGTCAGGCTGGAAGGGAAAGTTTTTACATCTTCCCTTGATCCTTCAGATAAAAAGCTGCCGAAAGAAGTTGCAGAGATGATCAAAGCGGCTCGGAACAGTATTCCAATCTGAGGGGGTTTGCCTATGTATCAGTTGCATGTTAACGGAAATATCCAAATATCTGAAACAAACAAAAAACTTATAGATTTTTTAAGAGAAGACCTCGATCTGACCTCTGTGAAGAACGGGTGTAAAGAGGGTGCCTGCGGGACATGTATGGTACTTATCGACGGAAGGGCATGCAAGGCCTGCGTGCAGGAGCTGAAAAGTCTTGAGGGCAAAAATATTCTTACTGTTGAAGGCCTTAGTCAAAGGGAAAAAGATGTCTACTCTTACGCTTTTTCGGTCTCAGGAGCCGTGCAGTGCGGATTCTGCATCCCCGGAATGGTGATAAGCGCCAAGGCCCTTATCGACAAAGTACCGGAACCGACCATTAAAGAGGTAAAAGCGTCTATAAAAAATAACATATGCCGCTGCACGGGCTACAGGAAGATCGAAGAGGCGATATTGCTGGCCGCTAAAATGTTCAGGGAGGATATCCCGGTACCGAGTGAACACTATACGGGTGCAGTTGGAGAGAATATTCCACGTACAGATGCAGTATCAAAAGTATTGGGAACTGCCCAATACGCAGCTGATATCAAAATAGACGGAATGATATACGGTTCAGCGGTCAGGACAGAACATCCGAGAGCGGTGATCAGATCGATAGATATCTCTGAAGCCCTAAAACTTGACGGAGTTGTTGGGATATTTACGGCAGAGGACATTCCGGGCAAGAAAAAAATAGGTCACCTGGTAAAGGACTGGGACGTAATGATCCCCGTCGGTGGCTGCACAAGGTATGTCGGGGACGCACTTGCGCTTGTCGCGGCCGAAACCCCGGAGATAATGGAAGAAGCAAAAAAACTGATAAGAATAGAATATGAGGTCTTGACGCCGGTAACGTCGCCGACTGAAGCGCTTGCAGAGGGAGCTCCTTTAATACATGAAAACGGAAATATCATGTCAAAAGTTGACCTTAAGAGGGGCAATCCGGAAGAGGTCATCAAAAATTCAAAACACATCGTTACAAACCATTACTCTCTCCCTTTTACAGAACATGCTTTTCTTGAACCTGAGACAGCGGTCGCGCTGATGGATGACGGCGGTGTGGTAAGGATATATTCTGCTGATCAGGGAGTATACCAGACGATGAAGGAGTGTTCTGAAGCTCTGGGCCTGCCTCATGAGAAGGTAAGGGTGACTGCTGCGATCATAGGCGGCGGATTCGGAGGCAAGGAAGACATGAGTGTCCAGCATCACGCCGCGCTGCTTACGTATCTGACCAAACGTCCGGTAAAAGTTTCCCTTACAAGGGCAGAGAGCATCAAGGTCCATCCCAAAAGGCATGCGATGGAGATAGAGATGACCACAGCCTGCGATGAGGATGGAAGGCTCACTGCCATGAAAGCCATAATAGTCTCAGACACCGGCGCATACGCATCCCTTGGGGGACCGGTCCTTCAGAGAGCCTGCACTCACGCGGCAGGGCCATACAATTACCAGAACATCGACATCAGTGGAACTGCTGTATATACTAACAACCCGCCTGCCGGGGCATTCAGGGGGTTCGGCGTGACTCAGAGCTGTTTCGCGACTGAGTGCAACATAAACCTTCTTGCTGAAAAAGCCGGACTCTCTCCCTGGGAGTTCCGCTTCAAAAATGCGATCAGGCCCGGAGACGAGCTTCCAAACGGACAGATCGCAGATGATACGACAGCGCTTGAAGAAGCCCTGCTGGCTGTTAAAGATGACTATGATAAGAATCCCAAAGCCGGTATCTCATGTGCAATGAAAAATGCCGGATTGGGCGTAGGAGTTCCTGATTTCGGAAGGTGCAGGCTAAGCGTAAGGGGTGGCAGGGCCCACATAGCCACAAGCGCCTCATGCATCGGACAGGGGCTGGGCACCGTAGTCACGCAGATGGTATGTGACGTGACAGGGCTCTCTCCGGAGCTTGTCGTACACGATCCTGCCGATACATTTCTTACCCCGGATTCTGGTAATACTACCGCATCAAGGCAGACGGTCATCACAGGAGAAGCTGCGAGGAAAGCTGCCGGACAGCTGAAAAAAGATATGGAAACGGCCTCCTTTCATGAACTGGAAGGATGCGAATACTACGCAGAATTCGAAAGCGTCACAGATAAAATGGGGTCGGAAAAGCCCCATCCGGTGAGCCATATATCATATGGATATGCGGTCCATCTTGTAATTCTGGATGACTACGGCAGGATAAAAAAGATCACAGCAGCCCATGATGTCGGCAGGGCGATAAACCCCAAAAGCGTCGAGGGGCAGATCGAAGGCGGGGTCGTAATGAGCATGGGGTATGCCCTGACAGAAAATTATCCGCTCAAAGACTGCGTTCCCCAGGCCAAATTCGGGACGCTTGGGCTTTTCAGGGCCGACATGGTGCCTGATATAGAAAGCATAGTTATCGGCAAGGCAAAAGATGGTTTTGCGCGGGGGGCAAAGGGGATAGGAGAAATAGCGGCGATCCCGGGTGCTCCCGCCATCCAGCTTGCCTACTACAACAGGGACGGGATATTCAGGACCTCCCTTCCGCTGGAGTATACGCCTTATAGCAGGAAGAAATAACTGCTCATAATATGCTTATTTAGTCACAAACAGGGGCGGCCGATCGCCGCCCCTGTTTTCTTAAGTTAGGCTCACCGAGCCTATGTTTAGATCTTATCAGCCACCGCCACCGCCGCCACCGCCACCGCCACCGTCACCACCGCCTGATGATTCAGCAGCTTTTTTCACAGCTTCTGCGCCATCATTTCCCGGATTTTCAGGATCGTCCGACTCTGTCATCCAGGGGACCCAGAAATCCTTTGTCCCTTCAAGTACGGTAGTGACGCCTTCAACGACACCCTTTCCGGGATTAACTATCGTCACAGGAAGGCTGATATATTTCGAAGCTTTCTCGATCGACTCCAAGCTTTTTTCGTCAGTTTCCTTTCCCTGAACTGCGTCTACAAAACCTATCGTTGCGCTGACAAATTCAAAGCCGCCTGCAAGTATGCCGCCAATTACCATTACTCCACCTGTGACCGGAGCGGTCGAAACCAACGCCGCACCTCCGAAAATGGTTCCAAGAGTAAGTGCTGTCCCTGCAAGAAGTTTTGCTCCCGCGGCTCCTATGTGCGCTCCCCTGCTGCTCGCAAACCTCTCCCATGCGCTTGCTGTCTGAGGCATTGCCTCAGGTATCTTACCAAAGTCCGACGGACTGATGTTATTTATTCCTACATCCACAGTTGATGATTGAACGCCTACATTATTCAGGTTGGCCTCGAAACTTGCCATTGAGGAAGAAAGCGACTGTCCCTCGGCAAATGCAGGTGTTGCTGTGATATGTCTGAAGATTATCGCAAAAAAGGTACGCTCCTCATCGGACATCTCATCAAGCGCTACCCTTGCGAATGCAACGTTTCTCGCATACCTTTTCGCACTGGAATTAAGATCTTTCATCAGGAGCTGGATCTCAAAGCGCATTGCCTTTATCTGTTCCTGGCTGGGTGCCTTTTTGCCTCTTGTCGCATCATATCCGGTCTTAAAGAAATAGCGGAGTCCCATCTCGGCATCCACAGCTGCCTTACAGAAGCGTGCATGTTCCTTGTTTATCGCGTCAAGATACTTTTGGGGGAGTTTGTATGTGGTGACCTGTTCTCCGCCGGGAGCCTGCGCGGTCGTTTGGGTATTGTTTTTTACCTGCTGGCCTGTTTTTACAGTTGCTGCAGGAGCCGGTTTTGAGGGGGCGGCAGCAGGAGCTGCAGCCGCGGAATTTCCTCCTGAGGCGGGAGACTCATACTTTGAAGAAAGTGCAGCCTCGGCAAAAGAAGCAAAAGAGGTCAACGCCAGGGAAAAGATAAAAATAAACAACAGTGCTCTATGCCTGATCTTCATTTTGGGCTCACATCTCTTTCTCGTTATTTATTCTTTTCGGCAAGTACTTTGTTGACTTCGTTGATCAACGCAACTGCTACAGTTCCTTGTGTTACAGGCAGCCACTTTTTATTGCCCTCACGGTAGATCTCCTTCTCATTTGCATACACAGAGGCTAATTTAATGTTATACTTACCCTTTTTTGTGTCAAAGACGAAATAGTCCAGCCCGTACGCTACAGGTGCGTTTTGCAGTTTTTGAGGGAGCTCTTTTTTCACTAAAGCCTTTCCTGAATCCGAGTATACGCTTTTGACCCAGAAAGATATGACACCCTGGTTGCTGATGATGTCCATCCTGTTGACATACATGTCGTAACTGCTGTCCCTGTACGCGCGAACAAATTTTGTGCTCTGTGCGTCTGCTGATGCGGAAAAGAAAAGCATTGTGAATAATAAAGATAAAAAGACTGCCGCATTGATCTTGTTTTTCATCTCCCATCCCCCTTAGTAATACATGCTTGTAATTGTGATTATCTCACCACAGTTATTAGTTTGTATATATGTCAATTGTCGTTATAAGAGGAAGAAGAACTTTGCAAAGCTGACAAATCTTCAGCTGATCCTTTGTCTTAAAATCTTATGATCGTAAAATTGACTATTGTTATAATCAAAAACTCAAATTTTAAAGCATAAATCCTGTATTTATTCTGTGAACGAAACAGGGGCGGCCCCTTTTAGGACCGCCCCTGTTTAATGTTTTAATAAGGCTCACCGAGCCTAAGTTTAGATCCTATCAGCCACCGCCTCCGCCCCCACCGCTTCCACCAGAGGAGGCATTCTTTTTGGCATTTTTGACTTTGTTGACCCCGTCCTTTCCCGGACAGTCGCTCTTTTCTGTTGCTTCAAATATTGCCGGTATCCACTTTTCTTTGGTAGCATCGGCAGCATCGACAGCAACTCTCACCAATTCACTCTTCTTTGCTCCGGCTCCGACATTGATAATATTTACCGTTGAAGATATTTTTTTGAGATCCGAGGTGTCGGTCTCTTTTTCCGTTAAAGAATCAACGAACCCTATCGCAGCGTCAACTGTTTCAAGGCCGCCTCCGACGATACCTCCAACAAGTACTATGCCGCCGATGACAGCTGCACCGGTAGTTGCCGCTCCCATTGTTACCGCCGCTCCACCAATGATCGTTGCTCCCGCAAGAACGGTGGTCGTCGCCAATGAAGTTGCAGAGGCTATGACCTCTCCGGCTTTGGCGGAGTTGGCTTCAGCGTTCGCATAATCCGCTTCAGAGGAAAGACCGACGTCCGCAGTTGAGTTCGCAACACTGTTCAGGCCGGCTTCAACACCACTGAGGGATCCTGCATCCACGGCATAGGCAGGTGTGCCTATTATCTGACTAAGTATTTTCGCGAAGACGGATCTTTCTTCTTCTTCCATTTCAAGCATTGCCATTTTTGCCATTCTTATATTGCTGGCATATCTTTTTGCGCTTGAACCGAGGTCTTTCATAAGCAGGCTCAGCTCAAAGCGCATCGCTTTCAGTTCATCGGCTGTCGGAGCTTTTGCGCCCCTGTATTTTGCGTCATACTGTGTTTTATAGAAATAACGAAGTCCCATTTCGGCGTCTATAAATGCCTTGCAATAAACTGCATGTTCTTTCTTAATAAGTTCCAGCTGTTTTGCCTTCAGGTCTTTTCTTTCTATAACGGTCGCCCGGCCTGACGATGGACCGGCATCATTTGTAGGCTGATCCGCCGGTTTAGTTTTCATTGCTGCAACAGGAGTCGGCTTTGCTGCCGGAGCAGGTTTTGCAGGAGCGGCAGCTGCGGGCTGTACCGGAACTGACGGTTTGACTGCAGACGAACCTTGAGCTGCAGCTGCTGGAGAGTCGTATTTTGAGGAAAGGGCGGCCTCTACGGGAAGCGACAATGAAACAAACGCAAGAGAAAGAATAAACAAAAATAAAAAACTTTTGTATTTGATCCTCATATAGATCCTGCCTCTTCTTCTCTAATTATTCTTTTCGGCAAGAGCTTTGTTGACTTCATTGATCAACACAGCTGCTATCGTTCCATCTTTGATCGGCAGCCACTTCTTGCTGCCTTCGCGGTAGATCTCCTTGCCGTTTGAATAGACTGAGGCAAGCTTGAT
This window contains:
- a CDS encoding YgeY family selenium metabolism-linked hydrolase encodes the protein MDFEAIKKAAQGYEKEMTKFLRDLIAIPGESCGEECVIKRIEEEMKELGFDDVKIDGMGNILGYMGSGKTLIAYDAHIDTVGLGELSNWKFDPYRGYENETEIGGRGASDQLGGIVSSVYGAKIMKDLGLLSDKYKVLVTGTVQEEDCDGLCWQYIVNVDGIRPEFVVITEPTDGNIYRGQRGRMEIRVEVKGVSCHGSAPERGDNAIYKMADIIKEVQALNDRLHFDPFLGKGTLAVSEIFYNSPSRCAVADMAAISVDRRLTDGETWEMALEEIRALPSVKKYNAEVSMYKYDRPSWTELTYPTECYFPTWVIPEDHPATKAMVQSYSGMFGVPVVDKWTFSTNGVSVMGRFGIPCIGFGPGKEAQAHAPNEITWKADLVKCAAVYAALPTLYCDSNK
- the ygfK gene encoding putative selenate reductase subunit YgfK is translated as MSDRMKPIPFSKLMEWILSEKERSGRIFGVSSIYRHEGGVFPFLGEKLETPFGPAAGPHTQLAQNIISAYVAGARFFELKTVQTLDGEDLPVSKPCIDARDECYNVEWSTELTVPEAFEEYVKAWFAVKLISKEYRLGDPDGYIFNMSVGYDLLGIKSEKIDRFIEGLKDASVSSVWDECKRWTHANITKFENIDAGHIDRISSKVCSSITLSTLHGCPPEEIERIASYLIKEKGLNTFVKINPTILGYRLARETMDSIGFGFVSFGDLHFREDLQFEDAVPMIRRLMAAAESAGLSFGVKLTNTLPVDNPGDIMSGKEMYMSGRSLFPLTAKTAGLLSKEFGGKLRISWSGGADKTNIQDLFNAGIWPVTMATTLLKPGGYNRFRQIAETFAGAGNRGFNGVDQVMLDALVKKAETDEWYRKPIKHRDIFAKEDKLPLTDCFIAPCTEGCPIHQDVPEYITLVGEKKYGEALEVILDKNPLPFITGTICTHRCMAFCTRNHYEESVAIRDVKLKAAEEGFKTIIDKVIPARCMTEAKAAVVGGGPAGLAAAYFLQGYGIGTTIFERENEPGGVVRHVIPDFRIGSSAIERDIEIVKNTGAEFIMGTKISSVDELKEKGYKYIVIASGAWKHGELDIKSEKRVNALDFLASYKKDEKKIHLGRNVAVIGGGNTAMDAARAAKRLRGVKKVSIVYRRTAMFMPAEEEELRLAMEDGVIFRELLQPISHEEGKLLCSVMTLGERDASGRRSPIPTGETVMIPADTLIEAVGENVDSDLFTDNNIFVDHKGRAVTCRKSYETNIKGVYVAGDARCGPRTVVEAIADAKRVADNIAFREGLCKSNDLQKNKRDTDRLRLKKGKLVFCESPEKESERCLECGVLCENCVDVCPNRANISVHVAGSSSPQIIHIDDLCNECGNCSTFCPWTGAPYKDKFTYFSREKDLNESKNSGFFDMGNGRFKVRLEGKVFTSSLDPSDKKLPKEVAEMIKAARNSIPI
- the xdh gene encoding selenium-dependent xanthine dehydrogenase; the protein is MYQLHVNGNIQISETNKKLIDFLREDLDLTSVKNGCKEGACGTCMVLIDGRACKACVQELKSLEGKNILTVEGLSQREKDVYSYAFSVSGAVQCGFCIPGMVISAKALIDKVPEPTIKEVKASIKNNICRCTGYRKIEEAILLAAKMFREDIPVPSEHYTGAVGENIPRTDAVSKVLGTAQYAADIKIDGMIYGSAVRTEHPRAVIRSIDISEALKLDGVVGIFTAEDIPGKKKIGHLVKDWDVMIPVGGCTRYVGDALALVAAETPEIMEEAKKLIRIEYEVLTPVTSPTEALAEGAPLIHENGNIMSKVDLKRGNPEEVIKNSKHIVTNHYSLPFTEHAFLEPETAVALMDDGGVVRIYSADQGVYQTMKECSEALGLPHEKVRVTAAIIGGGFGGKEDMSVQHHAALLTYLTKRPVKVSLTRAESIKVHPKRHAMEIEMTTACDEDGRLTAMKAIIVSDTGAYASLGGPVLQRACTHAAGPYNYQNIDISGTAVYTNNPPAGAFRGFGVTQSCFATECNINLLAEKAGLSPWEFRFKNAIRPGDELPNGQIADDTTALEEALLAVKDDYDKNPKAGISCAMKNAGLGVGVPDFGRCRLSVRGGRAHIATSASCIGQGLGTVVTQMVCDVTGLSPELVVHDPADTFLTPDSGNTTASRQTVITGEAARKAAGQLKKDMETASFHELEGCEYYAEFESVTDKMGSEKPHPVSHISYGYAVHLVILDDYGRIKKITAAHDVGRAINPKSVEGQIEGGVVMSMGYALTENYPLKDCVPQAKFGTLGLFRADMVPDIESIVIGKAKDGFARGAKGIGEIAAIPGAPAIQLAYYNRDGIFRTSLPLEYTPYSRKK